In Treponema denticola, one genomic interval encodes:
- the yihA gene encoding ribosome biogenesis GTP-binding protein YihA/YsxC has product MKIINAEFIKGAVKAEQFPEIGVSEFAFFRRSNAGKSSLINMLVNRKNLVKTGSRPGMTREVNFFLVNCPASLNFNPKTKKFSGPVPKDMFVLTDLPGYGYAKLSGGMTLQIDKMLYEYCTNRPLLKTIFFLMDMRREPTETEKESIGFFHGLNIEVVIVGTKADKIGKNDQIKAKNAWADFFNFDKDLIIISSAAKKTGRDNILSLITKRI; this is encoded by the coding sequence ATGAAAATTATAAATGCTGAATTTATAAAGGGAGCCGTTAAGGCGGAACAGTTTCCTGAAATCGGTGTTTCGGAATTTGCTTTTTTCCGGCGCTCCAATGCAGGAAAGTCGAGCCTCATAAATATGCTTGTTAACAGAAAAAATTTGGTCAAGACAGGTTCCCGTCCCGGAATGACGCGGGAAGTAAATTTTTTCTTGGTAAACTGTCCGGCTTCTTTAAATTTTAACCCTAAGACAAAAAAGTTTTCAGGGCCGGTTCCAAAAGACATGTTTGTGCTCACAGACCTTCCGGGCTACGGCTATGCAAAACTTTCAGGCGGCATGACCTTGCAAATCGACAAGATGCTCTACGAATATTGTACAAACCGCCCCCTCTTAAAGACCATCTTTTTTTTAATGGACATGAGGCGGGAACCTACCGAAACCGAAAAAGAAAGTATCGGCTTTTTTCACGGCTTAAATATTGAGGTTGTAATAGTCGGAACCAAGGCCGATAAGATAGGCAAAAATGATCAGATAAAGGCAAAAAATGCTTGGGCAGACTTCTTTAACTTTGACAAAGATCTCATTATAATAAGCTCTGCTGCAAAAAAAACCGGACGGGATAATATTTTATCATTAATAACAAAAAGGATTTAA